TTTCATAATTCTCCAGGATGCCCGCCTGCTCCCGGATGCGGGAAAGGGCGAAGCGTGCTTGGGCGCAGCTTCCGTGATATCTTGCAAGGAGCAGCTGTTCCGACAGCAAAGTGGAAAGCTCACTGCCGATGCGCCGGATATTGCGCAGGTGCCTGGCCGCTGTTTCATCCAAAAGCGTCGGAACCCGTTCCGCTTCTTCGTCCCCGCTGCCAGTGGGGATACGCTCTGTCAGGAGCCGGAACAAACGCCGGTTCTGTCCGCCCAGCTTCACCGCCAGCTCCCGCACCGTCTGGCCGCTAACGCCTTTCCGGTAAGTAAAGCAGCTGATATCCTCCACCATTCGGGGAATGGCAAGGCTGCTAAGCTCCACGCCGTACATCTGTCTGGCCGCTTCCAAAAACTTGTGAGCCTCATCAAGGATGACCGCCTGATAATGAGGAATGAGAGGACGCTGCCCTTTGGAACGGCGCAGGACATCGGCCAGAAAATAGTTGTGGTTGCAGACCTGAAAATCATGTTCGCCGGACTGGACATAGCATATATGGGCCATGTACTTGCAGCCGTCGTAATAAGGGCAGTGGTCGTCACAGCGTCCTGATACGCAGATCCGCCGTTTGATATAGGGTGTCAGCCCTTCCGTGTTGGCCAGATCAATGGAAGCTATGCCCTGTAGCAATGGAGCCAGACGCTTTTGCGTCCGCTCGTCCGTATCCCGGTAAAAGGTCCGCAGGTTCCGTTCGCAGACATAATGCTCCCGGCCTTTTCTGAGGACACAGGATAAAGGCGTCCGAATAATGCCGTGAGCCATCAGAATACGGGATATCTCAGGAATATAGTCCCTGACAATGGCGTTCTGGAGCGCAATGCTGGCGGTAGAAATCACTACGGGCATATAGGCGCTGGCGGCGTAGCTCTGGTCGGGATAATAGCCCCGGAGCCAGAAGTCGTTGACGCGCCCCCGCTTGGCAAGGGCGGCGGCGATCAGATAGGCATGGGTCTTGCCGGTGCCCACCTCCGCCTCGGACAGGGAAATATCCCGGTGCCCGATAGCATCCAGAATGTGGGCGGCAAGCTCCACCTGCTTTTCCCGGATGCCATAGCCGTGTTCCGGCAGAATGGTTTCAAAAATGTGGTTCTGAATTCCCGCAAGGCTGTCCCGGAGCAGGTTTTCTCCGGGCGGCATGTCGATTTCATACCGGCCCTTGCCCGCCACGGGCGACAGGCGGATGCGTTCCGCCATGGTCGCCACGCCGGAAAGGGTCAGGGGGCTGGTACGGCGGTGAATGGCCGCCATACGCCCTGTTTGTAGATTGAGTGCTTTATAGCCATAGCCCTTGGCGGTTTCGCATTCCAGCAAAACGCAGCCATAGGCGGTAAAAAGAGCCGCTTCTCCGTATTTTTGCAAAATCCCCGGAGGGATTTCGCGGCTGACCTCATGAATGGCCTTGTACTGCATGGGTTTCCCTCCTTTTTGCTGACGGCAGAGTGGTGCGGCAAAGCAAGATGGCCGCTTTGCCGCAATAGCTCCGCCGTCAGGCAGATGATTCGTGTTCCTCATAATTTCGTATCCTATTTGGCCTCGCTTCCCGGATACAGGGGGTAATGTCAAGCCGCAGAGTAAAACTCTGCGCATGAAAGCTCCCTCCGGCCTATCCCAGCCGGAGCGATGCTTTCCCAGCTACTTGCCTTTTCGCTGGCCCTAAATGGGAAGTATCATTATGGCTCCTGTGCCTTTTGTCTGCCGGCCTTTCGAGGCGCTAAAAGGGCGGGCGCTCCCGCACGGACATACCCCGTCTCTGCAAAACTGCCTCGCAGAACGGGAAATGACCGGCGATCCTGGCGCACGGCACGGAAGGTAATGTACCTGACATCCCGGTATGACCGGTGAAGCGCACCGGTGTTTGTCAAGGAACAGGCGAAAGGCGAAAAGAACCTTTCACCTAATGTCAAAAAAGGAGGGGGGTGTTAACCCTGTTTAAAAAAATTTTTAAGTTTTTCTTTGGCAAGGGCAATGGATTTATGTACAGCCACATGGCTGACCAATTCCTTTACCGCGATCTGCCGTGTTGACAGTCCTTGAATGAAATGCAGAAGAAATCTGCGCCTTTGTGTTTCGGTCAGCTGCCCGCTGTCCAGAAGCTGCCGGGCGGCTTTCAGCGCCTTGTTTTCTCGGCATTATGTATCAGCACGGTATCAGGGGGCGGTACGGAAAGCGGTTCGGTTTCCTCAAGCCCGTTTATAGGCACATCCAGACGGCTTGTCCGATGTTCGTGTACGACCTGCCGGTGATAGATTTCATCCGACAGGTCTTTCAGTTCCTGAAAATCCTCCGTCGTCTTGCCGGGGTTCTCCGCCAGGTAGTCCTCTAAAGTGATCTCCAAACGGACACAGTCGGCAAATTTATATACAATACCCTCACTATACTTGTTGAGGGCATAATCGCTGTCTTTGTAATTTTTCATGTTCCTTTCCTCCGAACTTTGAATTTTTGTAAAATCCAAAGCCCGGAGGCGGGGAACGGCAATGTAAAATCGTGTTTGCCTGATTGAGAGATAAATTGTAAAAGTATGTAAATGCCGGTCGGGGTTTACATTTTCTTATCGAATAAAAAAAGTCAGTAGATTGCCAATGGCAAAATACTGACTTTTTTACAATCTGAATATGAAATTGTATGTAAAGAAAATGGTAAATATAAAGTCCGCCGTCTTTATTTCCACCTCATATCAAAACAAGAAGTTTTCATAGAAGCACCCCTTTCGCCATAGCGCATAGCAAAATCAAAGTATCTGGATGCCATATATTCCGTTAAAAACCGTAAGAAATGACAAAGGCGTACCCCCAGTTTGGAGAGGGCACGCCCTGCGCAGTTTTTGGCAGCCAGACTATCATAGCGCCCTAAGACACCTTAGACCCTCGGCTTTGCGTCCCCGGTTTTAACCGGGTTTGCCCATAGCTCTATTGATTTGTTGTTTCTGTTACTTTTCCGGCACTCGAAGTACATCGCCGGGGTAAATGATAGAAAACCGGCTCTTGTTGTTCAGTCGTTCCAGCTCGCTCATGGGGCAGCACAGCTTGTGGGATATGCTCCAAAAGCTATCGCCCTTTTGCACGGTGTAGGTGGTGTACCTCAGATTTTTCGGCACATCCACTGTCACGCCGTACTGGTCAAAGGTATAGGTCGCCCCGTCAATGTCCTGCTTGCCGGTGAGGGGCTTGCCATCCTTGAAGTACATCCATTTGCCGGAATCGTTCATGGACCAGCCCTGCGCCGTGTCGCTGGAAATTGCCAGCTCCACAAAGCGGCGCAGAACAGCGGACACCTCGGCTCTTGTGGCTGTACCCTGCGGATCATAGAGATTGCCGTTTTTGCCGCTGATGACGCCTGCCATTTGCATCTGCTTCACGGCTTCCTTGGCGTAGGTACTGATTTTAGCGTTATCTGTAAAGATATTTTCGATATGAACCTTCGGCAGAGTATAACCGATGGTCTTGGCATAATTGCTCATAATGACCGCCATCTGCTCACGGGTGATGGACTGATCCGGGGCAAACTTTCCATTGCCAACCCCGTTTACAATGTTATTTTTGCTTGCCCACTCAATGTAGCCCATATAGTAGGCGTCGTCTTGCACATCGCTGAAGCTGCTCTTTGCGTAGCCGCTCACATCGGCGTTTGCAAGCCTCCCCAGCGCCGTGACGAACATTCCTCTTGTCATGGCGGTGTTCGGGCTGAACTTGGTTTCAGAAGTTCCGCTGAACAGCCCACGGCTTGCCACAAACTCAATATCTTCCTTTGCCCAATGGCCTGCAATGTCAGTAAATGCGGTGTTGGCCTGTTTATAGCCGATGCCGTAGGTGGAAAAATGATCGGTGCTGAAGCGCAGTACCTTTTCCACACTGTCATAGACCGAGTTTACCAGCCAATGCACCTTACCCTTGCTGTCCACATACACAGCCTGCACATTCCCTACCTTTTCATTTGCGCCGAGGGTATAGGGGATGGTTACCGATACGCTGCCTGCGCCGAAGCTGCTGACCGCCTTGCCGTTGCCGTAGTTCACCTTGAGGTCAAATACCGGACGGCTGCCGATTGCCTTTTTCGCCTCGCCTGTTAGTTTGCCGCTGTTCGTGCGGGTGGCGGTGATATTTACATCAGATTTTGCCTGCTTATTGATTTCCTGTATGGTCGCCAAATCCATACCGACTCTGATGTCGGGGTTGTCTACCACCACAATGGTGTTGACGATTTTCTTTGCAATGATGGTATCCTGCACGGCCTTTGGTAGATTGACCGTAACATTGGAGCCGGTTTTGTTGCCGGTATCCACACGGAGAACCACCGTGATGCCATTTTGCTCCGTGCCGTTTTTCTTGGCCTCAGCCAGTGCCTTGTTAAAAGCGTCAGTCACAGTTTTGTCAGTGAGGCTCACTGTGACATTGCCCTTGCCGTCCACTGTGCCGGGAACCTTGATTTCTCCCTGAGTGGGTGAATTCGGCTTATCCGGTGCGGGTGGGGTGACGATGACAGGGCTGCTGTTGTCGTTTGAGGAGCTGCCGCCGCCACTTCCAGAGCCACCGCCGCCGGTGTAAGTCCAATGGGCATAGTAGATCACATTTGCACTGACGGTTGTGCTTGCGGAGATTTGAGTTCCACCGCTTGCCGCCGTATACCAGCCGTCAAAGCTGTAACTGCCGGAGCGTGTCGGTGTCGGGAGTGCCCCTACCGCCGTACCAGATGCAACCGAGCGTGAAGTTTCACTGACCGTGCCGCCGTTCGGGTTGAAGGTGACGATGTAGTTCGGAACCACCGTTACAGAGAAACTCAGTTCTACCGTAGCATTGGTGCTTTGGTTGGTGCTTACGGTCAGCGTTTCATTATAATTACCCACTGCAAGACCAGCTTTCGGTGCAACGGTAAAGGTAGCCGTGCCGTTTGCCGCCAGTGTGGTGGTACTGAGTGTGCCGATGGTATAGTTGGTGCTGGTCGGCTGGATCAGCGTCACGCTGGAGTTTCCGGTGTTTGTGATGGTGACGGTCTGCGCTGTCGGGGCACTGTAGCCGATTGTCAGTGAACCAAAATCCTTGGTTACCGGGTCAGCGGTGATGGTATAAGTAGGAGCCGTCGTCACTGCAAAACTCAATTCCACCGTAGCATTGGTGCTATGGTTGGTACTTACGGTCAGCGTTTCATTATAATTCCCCACTGCAAGACCGGTTTTCGGCGTAATGGTAAAGGTGGCCGTACCGTTTGCCGCTAGTGTGGTGGTACTGAGTGTCCCGATGGTATAGTTGGTGCTGGTCGGCTGGGTCAGCGTCACGCTGGAGTTTCCGGTGTTTGTGATCGTGACGGTCTGCGCTACCGGGGCAATATAGCCGATTGTCAGCGATCCGAAATCCTTGGTTACCGGGTCAGCGGTGATGGTATAAGTAGGAGCCGCCGTCACTTCAAAACTCAATTCCACCGTAGCGTTGGTGCTGTGGTCGGTGCTTACGGTCAGTGTCTCATTATGCGCTCCCACCGCAAGACCGGCTTTCGGTGCAACGGTAAAGGTAGCCGTACCGTTTGCCGCCAGTGTGGTGGTACTGAGTGTGCCGATGGTGTAGTTGGTACTGGTCGGCTGGGTCAGCGTCACGCTGGAGTTTCCGGCGTTTGTGATGGTGACGGTCTGCGCTGCCGGGGCACTGTAACCCTCTACCAGTGAGCCGAAGTTCTTGCTGGTCGGATTCGCTGTGATGGTGTAAGTAGGAGCCGCTGTCACAGTGAAGTTCAGGTCTACCGTAGCGTTGGTGCTGTGGTCGGTACTTACGGTCAGGGTTTCATCGTGATTTCCCACTGCAAGACCGGTTTTCGGCGTAACGGTAAAGGTGGCCGTGCCGTTTACCGCCAGTATGGTGGTGCTGAGTGCGCCGATGGTGTAGTTGGTACTGGTCGGCTGGGTCAGCGTCACGCTGGTATTTCCAGTATTTGTGATGGTCACGGTCTGCGCTGCCGGGGCACTGTAACCTACTGCCAGTGAGCCGAAGTTCTTGCTGGTCGGATTCGCTGTGATGGTGTAAGTAGGAGCCGCTGTCACAGTGAAGCTCAGGTCTACCGTAGCGTTGGTGCTGTGGTCGGTGCTTACGGTCAGCGTTTCATTGTAATTGCCCACCGCAAGTCCGGCTTTCGGTGCAACGGTAAAGGTGGCCGTACCATTTGCCGCCAGTGTGGTGGTGCTGAGTGCGCCGATGGTATAGTTGGTGCTGGTTGGCGGGGTAAGCGTCACACTGGAGTTTCCGGTGTTTGTGATGGCAATGGTCTGCGCTGCCGGGGCGCTGTAACCGATTGTCTGTGAACTGAAATCCTTGCTGGTCGGATTGGCGGTGATAGTATAGGTTGGTGCCGCCGTCACAGTAAAGATGAAGCTTACCGTAGTGCTGGTGCTGTGGTCGGTGCTTACGGTCAGGGTTTCAGCGTAATTGCCCACTGAAAGACCTGTTTTTGGTGCAACGGTAAAGGTGGCCGTACCATTTGCTGCCAGTGTGGTGGTGCTGAGTGCGCCGATGGTGTAGTTGGTGCTGGTTGGCGGGGTAAGCGTCACACTGGAGTTTCCGGTATTTCTGATAGTAACAGTCTGCGCTGCCGGGGCAGTGTAGCCCACTGCCAGCGAACCAAAATGCTTGCTGATCGGACTGGCTGTGATGGTGTAGGTAAGAGCTGCCGCCTCGATTTTTAACGGGGCGCTGATATTATTCGCCAAATCCTCCACAACCACATAAATATCTTTCGCCCCCGCCGCCAGCGTAACGGCCTTATCCGTCACTGTTCCGCTTACGGAACCGAGAGAAATGCCAGTGTTTTTCACCGCCGCACTCGTTGGAGTGGACTCGCCGCTGTTCACAACAAGGTAATACGCAGTACCCGCCTCGTCGGTGATAAAGCCGATTGTAGCCGCTGTGTCGCTTGTGCGGGTTACATTTCCCGCCGAAAGCACAGGCGGTGTGGTGTCGGGCGCGACATACGCCGCCGCCTCGATTTTTAACGGGGTGCTGATATTACCCGCCGAATCCTCCACGACCACATAAATATCTTTTGCCCCCGCCGTCAGAGTAACGGATTGGTTCGTTACTGCGCCCGCCGAAACCGCGCCGAGAGAAGCACCCTCTTTTACCTCCGCACTCGTGGGAGCGGACACGCCGCTGTTCACAACAAGGTAATACGCTGTGCCCGCCTTGTCGGTGGTAAAGTCGATTGTACCCTCTGTGTCGCTCGTGCGGCTTACGTTTCCTGCCGAAAGCACAGGCGATATGACGTCAAGCCCAAACTTTAAGTATTTGTAGGTTGGCCAATGCGCCGTGTTGTAGGCGACCGAACCGCTCCCATCGTAATTCGTGCTTGCCCCGCCCTGCACACCGCTGTCCAACGTCGGCGCATATGCTATTGCTCCACTGGAGCCTTGGATAATAGTAGTTGTTCCATTTTGAATCGTTGCGTTGGCGTGGTCAATCGCAATACCGCCAGTCCCTGCCGCGCTCACCGTTCCGCCCGATATGTTCAATTGGCCGGAAGCGCCGGTTTCACCCAAAATCGCTTTTCCATTATTTCCTGTCGCGCTCACCGCTCCACCAGAAATATTTACGGTTCCGTTTTGGCTGTAAATCGCAATACCGCGAAACCCTGTCGCACTCACTGTTCCGTCGGTAATATTTAAGGTATTATTACTGCCTATCCAAATCGCAACATATTCAGTGCCTCCTATCGAGCGCACCGTGCCACCGGAAAGGTTTACGGTGCCGCTGCCAGACACAAAAATCGTCCCCATTGTCCCACTGGTCACCATTCCGCCGCCCGCGCTGTCGGTAATGGTGAGCGTACCGCTGCCCAGATGTTTGATGGCAGAAACAGAACCGCCGTTAAGCGTTTTGCCGTTTAAGTCAATGGTGATGTCGTAGCTACAAGTGTTGGGAATAGTGATTGTCCCAGTGCCGCTATAACTGTCGGAAAGTTTCAAATTCAAATCGCCTGCCGCGCCGTCTATGGCTGATTGGAGAGCCGTAAGGTCGGCAACCTCCGAAAGCACAGGCGGGGTGACAGCAGGCTCAACCTTGATATATTTATAGGTTGCGAGATTCGCCGCATCATATGAAACAGTGGGGGTTCCGCTCTCATTGAGGCTTGCGGTCACCTGCATACCTGTGAAATCAGGAGACCCGACAGAGTTGGTCAATGCCTTACCACTACCGCTTGCGGTCATCGTTCCGCCGCTAACGGTTATTGTTTTCCCTACAATTCCTTGAGTGCCTCCGGTGCTTGTCACGGTTCCTCCGCTGATAGATACGGATTCCCTCACAAAAATTACCGAACTCACTGTGGTAATTGCACCGCTGTTGATCGTTAGATTGTTGCTATAAATTCCAAAGTTATTGCCGGCGGTTACAGTGAGCGAGCCATGCTCTTCCGCACTGATTTGGAGGTCACTCTCGTCAGAAGCAATTCCATATACGCTGTAAGATCCAGAATGCGGAAGAGCAATAGAGTTTGCCCCCACCAATTTGAGGTTAAGACCGAACGGGGCATAAATACCGTAGTTAGCTGCTGAAACCATGTGCGAAGTGGTAATTGCTGCATTGTTCAGTGTGAGGGTATTTGTGTCACTGTCATAGGTGACGGTTCCGTCGTCCAGTACATTGCTTGCGTTGGTGCTGGCCACTTGCACGCCGCCCACCCATATGTCGTAGTTGGTGACAGCGTCAGGTGCCAAAAGCACAGGCGGAGACGCGACTTCAAATTGTAAGCCTATAGGCTGTTTAGCGCCAGTTGCAAACCCTATCAGACCCGAATTCCTCAAAACAGCCCATTGTGCACCGAATGTTGCATCGAGGATGGGTTCATCGTCCGCATAGTATGCGTACAGCAAACCGCGAAAGCCGTCCTCACCTAAGCCCCAGTGAAAAGTGATGGTTTGGCCGACAGCGGCTCGGTATAGATATGATTTAACCATTGCGTTTCCATCATCATCAGGCGCATAATCGTCACTGTCAGCCGTGCTGATTGGAGAAAGGCCGCAGTCGTTGCTCAAAAACCCAAGGGAGGACGGGGACATACGCTCCCCCACAAGGACAATGTAGAAGTCGCGGGTTTCCGCCGACTGTGCCGTCAACGTTGGCTTTTCCCGCGCCTGCGTCTTGTCAATCAGCATTGCCGCGCCAACTGTCACGCTAATTTCCGGTAGCGGGGCGCTGACGGTATAGCCTTCAATCACCGGCGTAAAGGCATAAACGCCCCCGGTGTTTGGGTCATAGTCAGGCGAATTCCATGTTACCGGAATATCCCCGGTGGTTTCTTTCCATTTAGGCTCGGAGGCCGTTGTGGGAGTTGCCGTTTCCGGGCTACCGGAATCCTGTGTGGAATTTTCATCGGCAGGCACGGCTGTCCGCACTGTGGCGGTCAGCGTTTCGGGCAATTCCAAATCTTCAATGGATGTTCCGAGTGATACCGCTTTTTGGGTTTCTGTCAGCGGTGCAAAGCTGATAATTTCTCCGCTCCCGCCAATGGTTGTATGTATTTCTTCCGCCATTGCCGATACCGGCAGCATGGTCACAATCATGCACAGCGCAAGAAACATACTTAATAGTCGTTTGTTCATAAGGTCTGTCCCTCCTTGATTTCTAAACTTGTTTTTCCTTGTTCCAAAAGTTTTTCCAGCATCCCGATTTCTTCCTCAGTGGCGGGGCGAATATGGGATTTTTCACAGGAAGGGCATTCCTTTACCGCTCCCACCCGGCAGAATAAAAAGCCGCAGTCCTCGCAGGCGTAAGTCATGTCATGTCCCCCTTCCGCATAGACAGGTTGATTTTCTTCAAATCCCAAGGAGCTGCTTTTTCTTTGCCTCAAACTCCTGCTGTGAAATCACGCCATCTTCCATGAGTGTCTTATATTTTTTGATTTCTTCGATGGCGTCGGTAGGCGGAGCCATGTTGGTATGTAACGCCCCCATTCCCATCATACCGGGGCCAACAGACTGCTCGGCCATGCCGGGGAAGGCCACCGTCCTAAGTGCAGCCACCAGCTTTTCAATTTCTTCTATGCTTTGCTGGTAGGAGCGGAGGTAGTTGTTCACATCCGGGAGGGTGTTATTAAACCGTGGGCCGTCCATATCACATTTGAGCACCGTCCAGTAGGGGTGGTCGAAATGCAGCTCCACATGAAACGCCTGAAAGGGTTCAGGAATATCAAAATATTGCACCGGTGCGGAGTTATTTACCTTGCCGTCGTCCAGCCTATCAAGGGTTCGTGCCATCCGCTTGTTCGCTGCAATCTGTGCGATTTGCGGCGCCATCGCCATAGCCCGCTCTGTTACGGTGCTGGTATAACGGCGTATGCCTGCCGCTGAACCCTCAAACAGAGGGGTGCTGTCCTCCCGGATGGTAAAGGATTTCAACTGGCTGCCTTCAAACACGGTTTTATCCGGGTTTTTGCTCATACAGAACAGCTTGTTCTGGTAATCAAAGATGATTTTGGTATCCCAAAGGCCGAAATCAATCCGCTCAGAAACCACGAACCGGTCTTTCAGTATTTGGTTTTGATTGTAGAATGCCAGATATCCCCGAAATCCCTGCATTGTCAGATTGCTTTCCTTGTCGGCATCCATATCAATCTTGTTATAACAGTCGTTACAAATATATTCGCCCTCAATTTTCGATGGCAGAATCAGTGGAATCTTGCCGCCACAGATGGGGCAAGGGGGTTTTTTAGAAAATAGACCCATCATCATTTCCTCCATTTGTTCTCATTATCTTGTTCCGCCGCCTGATCCACCGCCAATAGAGCCGCCGCCCCCGCCAAGGGAAGCAAATCCGCCGCTTCCGCCGCTGCGTTTTTCCTGCTCACGCCGCTGTTCGGCTTGCTTCATATTGCTGTAAAGCAAGTAGTGGTAGGAATAGGCGGCCGCCATGCTCCCGCTGTAATCGGTCAGCTCGACAGAAATTTGGGGGTACAGCTCTTTCATCTGCTCCGCCACCTGATCGGCGATACCAAACAGCATGGCATAGGTCAGCAGTTCCCTCCAAATCGGCATTTCCTTGACGCCGCGCTCGGCAATGAGTGAAAAATCCGTCAGATACCGTTTCAGCCCCATCAGCTCGCCCAGCTCCTGTTTACCAGTTGGCGTCAGATCCGTCAGCTTTGCGGGCATATCCCACCGTTTCAGGCAGATTTTTTGATTCAGCCAAGTTCTGCCTGCGTTTTCGCATTTCTGTATGTAGGCGCGCAGCAGTTTGTCGTTTTGACTTGCAAAGTGTTCCAGTTCCTTTGCCTGCAAAGTGGAATCCGGACCGGCCGCGCTTTCGAGCACCGTATAAAGGTACTCGTCATATTCGTTCATACTGCTATGATTGCTGCCCACCAGCCGCAGGCTCACTGTTTCTTTGGTTTTGCCCATCAAACCGATCTGCTGCGTTTCCACGGGGGACAGGCAACCAAGCTGAATCAGCCGCAGCATTCCTGTGGAAAGAATCGCACCGTCCTCACACACATCAAACAGCCGTCCCAGCGCATAGGTGGCACTCAGATTGCCGTCGTTGGGAATGTCCCTGAAATACCCGAACCGCTCTGTAAATCGTTGCCTTTTTTTCTCCGCACGTTTCTTTTTCATTCTGAAAAACCAAATTATCAGCCCAATGGGAAGTCCGATGGACAAAAGCATCGTGACAATCGCTTCAAATGTGGATACTTCTTCACTGGTATCATTGTAATCACTGCCTGAAAAGGCAGTTTCTTTTACTTCCTCAAAGCTGCCCGGTTCCTGCCGTGAGGGGGACAGGATTCCCTTATCCAGTGAAAACAGTACCGTCACATAGTTTTCGGAATAGATCGAACTTTCCGTGTAGGCGAGAATGGCGCCGTCTGAAAATTCCACCTGTCCGTCATAGCCAAACCCCCATATGTCGGCAATTTCATCAGTGATGGGCATACCGTCCGCCAGCCGGATTTCCACCTTCACATCGGTGGGGGTGGTGTTCATTCCATCATTTACAAATCGGAAATTGAACCCGTCCCTGTCGCTATAAGCACCTATCACGTTATCCAGCTTATATTCAATGGCATAACGGTTTTGTCCGTAATTACTGATGCCGAAGCAGATTTCATATCCGCTGTCGGTATGATGGATGCCGCATTTTTTCGCCTTTTCTTCAAAGCTCCAATCAATATTCCACTCCGGTACGGTTTCATAAGCACCGTTTTGGTCGGAGACCGTAAGCTGGCTGATGGTCAGATAATCAGGCGCGTTCATGGGAATATAGCTTTCTGTGCCCTCGTTAAAATCTCCCTCCCATACCTGTGTAACGTACATGGAACCGTCCTCGTAAATGACAGCCTGAATATCCATGGTATTGACCTGATTTGCCGCAAAAGCCGATAAAGGAAGGGAAAATAATAAGGCAAAGCATAGAATCAGTCCGCTTACTTTTTTGCGCATCGGGCACCTCATTTCATGCTGGGCATATCCGCCTTGTCAGCCTGCTCCACAAGATATTCTCTTTGCCCAAAGCCCAGCATCCCGGCAATGGCAGAGACCGGGAACATTCGGATTTCACGGTTTAATTTGGTCACGCTGTCGTTGTAAATCAGGCGGCTGGTGCGCACCATGTTTTCAAAGGTCTGCACCGCGTCCATGGTTTTGATGTAATTTTGATTGGCTTTCAGGTCAGGATACTGCTCCGTTACCATGGCAATCCTGCCAAGGGCTTCTGAAATAACCCCTTCCTGACGCATCACATCATCCGGCGTGGATTTCGCTGTGATGACGCTTCTTCTTGATTTGATAGTTTCAATCAGCGTTTCGCTTTCGTGCTTGGCATAGCCCTTGGTCAAATCCAAAAGGGCCGTCAGCGCATCAAAGCGGCTGGAAAGCTGCACCCCGATCTGGCTCATGGCATTGCTGATATTCTCATCCAGCACCACCAGTCTGCGCTGGGTGGAGATGATCCATAGAACAACGGCCGCAATAATTACGGCGATTGTGATGAAAGTTGGCAGCATAATAAAGTCTCCT
The Oxobacter pfennigii DNA segment above includes these coding regions:
- a CDS encoding S-layer homology domain-containing protein; this translates as MNKRLLSMFLALCMIVTMLPVSAMAEEIHTTIGGSGEIISFAPLTETQKAVSLGTSIEDLELPETLTATVRTAVPADENSTQDSGSPETATPTTASEPKWKETTGDIPVTWNSPDYDPNTGGVYAFTPVIEGYTVSAPLPEISVTVGAAMLIDKTQAREKPTLTAQSAETRDFYIVLVGERMSPSSLGFLSNDCGLSPISTADSDDYAPDDDGNAMVKSYLYRAAVGQTITFHWGLGEDGFRGLLYAYYADDEPILDATFGAQWAVLRNSGLIGFATGAKQPIGLQFEVASPPVLLAPDAVTNYDIWVGGVQVASTNASNVLDDGTVTYDSDTNTLTLNNAAITTSHMVSAANYGIYAPFGLNLKLVGANSIALPHSGSYSVYGIASDESDLQISAEEHGSLTVTAGNNFGIYSNNLTINSGAITTVSSVIFVRESVSISGGTVTSTGGTQGIVGKTITVSGGTMTASGSGKALTNSVGSPDFTGMQVTASLNESGTPTVSYDAANLATYKYIKVEPAVTPPVLSEVADLTALQSAIDGAAGDLNLKLSDSYSGTGTITIPNTCSYDITIDLNGKTLNGGSVSAIKHLGSGTLTITDSAGGGMVTSGTMGTIFVSGSGTVNLSGGTVRSIGGTEYVAIWIGSNNTLNITDGTVSATGFRGIAIYSQNGTVNISGGAVSATGNNGKAILGETGASGQLNISGGTVSAAGTGGIAIDHANATIQNGTTTIIQGSSGAIAYAPTLDSGVQGGASTNYDGSGSVAYNTAHWPTYKYLKFGLDVISPVLSAGNVSRTSDTEGTIDFTTDKAGTAYYLVVNSGVSAPTSAEVKEGASLGAVSAGAVTNQSVTLTAGAKDIYVVVEDSAGNISTPLKIEAAAYVAPDTTPPVLSAGNVTRTSDTAATIGFITDEAGTAYYLVVNSGESTPTSAAVKNTGISLGSVSGTVTDKAVTLAAGAKDIYVVVEDLANNISAPLKIEAAALTYTITASPISKHFGSLAVGYTAPAAQTVTIRNTGNSSVTLTPPTSTNYTIGALSTTTLAANGTATFTVAPKTGLSVGNYAETLTVSTDHSTSTTVSFIFTVTAAPTYTITANPTSKDFSSQTIGYSAPAAQTIAITNTGNSSVTLTPPTSTNYTIGALSTTTLAANGTATFTVAPKAGLAVGNYNETLTVSTDHSTNATVDLSFTVTAAPTYTITANPTSKNFGSLAVGYSAPAAQTVTITNTGNTSVTLTQPTSTNYTIGALSTTILAVNGTATFTVTPKTGLAVGNHDETLTVSTDHSTNATVDLNFTVTAAPTYTITANPTSKNFGSLVEGYSAPAAQTVTITNAGNSSVTLTQPTSTNYTIGTLSTTTLAANGTATFTVAPKAGLAVGAHNETLTVSTDHSTNATVELSFEVTAAPTYTITADPVTKDFGSLTIGYIAPVAQTVTITNTGNSSVTLTQPTSTNYTIGTLSTTTLAANGTATFTITPKTGLAVGNYNETLTVSTNHSTNATVELSFAVTTAPTYTITADPVTKDFGSLTIGYSAPTAQTVTITNTGNSSVTLIQPTSTNYTIGTLSTTTLAANGTATFTVAPKAGLAVGNYNETLTVSTNQSTNATVELSFSVTVVPNYIVTFNPNGGTVSETSRSVASGTAVGALPTPTRSGSYSFDGWYTAASGGTQISASTTVSANVIYYAHWTYTGGGGSGSGGGSSSNDNSSPVIVTPPAPDKPNSPTQGEIKVPGTVDGKGNVTVSLTDKTVTDAFNKALAEAKKNGTEQNGITVVLRVDTGNKTGSNVTVNLPKAVQDTIIAKKIVNTIVVVDNPDIRVGMDLATIQEINKQAKSDVNITATRTNSGKLTGEAKKAIGSRPVFDLKVNYGNGKAVSSFGAGSVSVTIPYTLGANEKVGNVQAVYVDSKGKVHWLVNSVYDSVEKVLRFSTDHFSTYGIGYKQANTAFTDIAGHWAKEDIEFVASRGLFSGTSETKFSPNTAMTRGMFVTALGRLANADVSGYAKSSFSDVQDDAYYMGYIEWASKNNIVNGVGNGKFAPDQSITREQMAVIMSNYAKTIGYTLPKVHIENIFTDNAKISTYAKEAVKQMQMAGVISGKNGNLYDPQGTATRAEVSAVLRRFVELAISSDTAQGWSMNDSGKWMYFKDGKPLTGKQDIDGATYTFDQYGVTVDVPKNLRYTTYTVQKGDSFWSISHKLCCPMSELERLNNKSRFSIIYPGDVLRVPEK
- a CDS encoding DUF4428 domain-containing protein; the encoded protein is MEEMMMGLFSKKPPCPICGGKIPLILPSKIEGEYICNDCYNKIDMDADKESNLTMQGFRGYLAFYNQNQILKDRFVVSERIDFGLWDTKIIFDYQNKLFCMSKNPDKTVFEGSQLKSFTIREDSTPLFEGSAAGIRRYTSTVTERAMAMAPQIAQIAANKRMARTLDRLDDGKVNNSAPVQYFDIPEPFQAFHVELHFDHPYWTVLKCDMDGPRFNNTLPDVNNYLRSYQQSIEEIEKLVAALRTVAFPGMAEQSVGPGMMGMGALHTNMAPPTDAIEEIKKYKTLMEDGVISQQEFEAKKKQLLGI